A genome region from Coprococcus phoceensis includes the following:
- the pknB gene encoding Stk1 family PASTA domain-containing Ser/Thr kinase codes for MIKEGVLIGDRYEIMGRIGTGGMADVYKGRDHKLNRYVALKVLKREFREDELFVKKFQSEAQAAAGLMHPNIVNVYDVGEDRGLYFMVMELVEGITLKEYIQKKVRLTPKEVISITLQVCAGIEAAHNNGIIHRDIKPQNIMISKEGKVKVTDFGIAKATTSNTISTNAMGSVHYTSPEQARGGFSDIRSDIYSLGITMFEMITGELPFDGETTVSIAIKHLQEDIAAPSELVPDIPYSLERIILKCTQKSSDRRYQNMGELISDLKRSLVDPEGDFVTIAPFASVADTVAITPDELERIQKEAAYDDDGEYDEYDDEDYDDDDEYDEEDDEYDEYDDEDYEKGKRGSKKKDSEVNPKMAKLMKILTAVVAAIIVFILVFTVGKATGLLKFNSKNVETTDNKKVETPNFEGKTLEEAKALAKKKGLTLEVVKEATSTKYEKGIVSKQMTGKGTSVKKGTKIQVWVSTGLEGEEITIPDVSGMSEDDAKQKLIDKGFKEANISVEEQESDNVDAGLVISTTPEANSKATEDTKITIYVSTGAEKVTVPNLVGKSQEDAESALSAVGLSGSASEEYSDTEAGKVIRQDIDSGEKVDKGTTVSYVVSKGAKPEEKVTMPPVVGVYQSRAESLLRAAGLSVGKVTSEYSDEDAEGVVISASFNEGDKLNPGTVVNLVVSKGAKPSEPETPTTPDQGNGNSSTQ; via the coding sequence ATGATTAAAGAAGGAGTTTTGATTGGCGATCGCTATGAGATCATGGGTAGAATCGGCACCGGGGGGATGGCGGATGTCTATAAGGGGAGAGATCATAAGCTGAATCGTTATGTCGCGCTCAAAGTATTAAAGCGCGAATTCAGAGAAGATGAATTGTTTGTAAAAAAGTTTCAATCAGAGGCACAGGCAGCAGCCGGACTGATGCATCCGAACATTGTAAATGTATATGATGTCGGGGAAGACCGGGGTCTGTATTTTATGGTCATGGAACTGGTAGAAGGAATTACATTAAAAGAGTATATCCAGAAAAAAGTAAGACTGACACCGAAAGAAGTAATCAGTATTACACTTCAAGTGTGTGCAGGTATTGAGGCGGCACATAACAATGGAATTATCCACAGAGATATTAAGCCGCAGAATATCATGATATCAAAAGAAGGAAAAGTGAAAGTGACAGATTTCGGGATTGCGAAGGCTACGACATCGAATACGATCAGTACCAATGCGATGGGATCTGTACATTACACATCTCCGGAACAGGCACGAGGCGGCTTCAGTGATATCAGAAGCGATATCTATTCGCTTGGTATTACAATGTTTGAGATGATCACAGGAGAACTCCCGTTTGACGGAGAGACGACAGTGTCTATTGCAATCAAACATTTGCAGGAAGATATTGCCGCGCCGTCAGAATTGGTACCGGATATCCCATATAGCTTAGAGCGCATTATTCTGAAATGTACACAGAAAAGCTCAGACAGACGTTATCAGAATATGGGAGAACTCATCAGCGATCTGAAGCGTTCTTTGGTGGATCCTGAGGGAGATTTTGTCACGATTGCACCATTTGCAAGCGTTGCGGATACCGTTGCAATCACACCAGATGAGTTGGAGCGCATTCAGAAAGAGGCAGCTTATGACGATGACGGTGAGTATGATGAGTACGACGATGAAGATTACGATGACGATGATGAATACGATGAAGAGGATGACGAGTACGATGAGTACGACGATGAGGACTACGAAAAAGGGAAACGCGGTTCTAAAAAGAAAGATTCAGAAGTGAATCCAAAGATGGCAAAGCTTATGAAGATTCTCACAGCCGTCGTAGCAGCCATTATTGTATTTATTCTTGTGTTTACAGTCGGAAAAGCAACCGGACTTTTGAAGTTTAATTCGAAAAATGTAGAGACGACAGACAATAAAAAAGTGGAAACTCCGAATTTTGAAGGAAAGACACTGGAGGAAGCAAAGGCGTTGGCGAAGAAAAAGGGACTGACTTTGGAGGTTGTAAAAGAGGCAACGTCTACAAAATATGAAAAAGGAATTGTCTCAAAACAGATGACCGGAAAGGGAACATCGGTAAAAAAAGGCACAAAGATTCAAGTTTGGGTCAGCACCGGACTTGAGGGTGAGGAGATTACGATTCCGGATGTCAGCGGAATGTCTGAAGATGATGCAAAGCAGAAATTGATCGATAAGGGATTTAAAGAAGCAAATATCTCAGTGGAAGAGCAGGAAAGTGACAATGTGGATGCCGGATTGGTTATCTCGACGACACCGGAAGCAAATTCAAAAGCAACGGAAGATACAAAGATAACAATCTACGTAAGTACGGGTGCTGAAAAAGTAACAGTGCCGAACTTGGTTGGCAAATCACAGGAAGATGCCGAGAGTGCGTTGTCAGCAGTTGGACTGAGCGGAAGCGCCTCAGAAGAGTATAGTGATACAGAGGCAGGAAAAGTTATTCGTCAGGACATTGACTCAGGAGAAAAAGTAGATAAGGGAACAACAGTCTCTTACGTGGTAAGCAAAGGAGCGAAACCGGAAGAAAAGGTTACTATGCCTCCGGTAGTAGGAGTATATCAAAGCAGAGCAGAATCTTTGCTTCGTGCAGCGGGATTGTCCGTTGGAAAAGTAACATCGGAATACTCGGATGAAGATGCTGAAGGAGTAGTTATTTCTGCAAGTTTTAACGAAGGAGATAAACTAAATCCTGGCACTGTTGTAAACCTGGTTGTAAGTAAAGGTGCGAAGCCATCAGAGCCGGAGACACCAACAACACCGGATCAAGGCAATGGAAATTCGTCAACACAATAG
- the rsgA gene encoding ribosome small subunit-dependent GTPase A, translating into MQGKIVKGIAGFYYVHVVEFGLYECKAKGVFRKEKIKPLVGDNVEIDVLDEAEKKGNIVEVLERKNELIRPAVANIDQALVVFAVTKPKPHFNLLDRFLIMMESKGIPVVLCFNKKDIAKEPEIQHLKEIYESCGYQMIFTSALGKENIENVKQLLRGKTTAIAGPSGVGKSSLINIFQPDANMETGTISEKIERGKHTTRHSELICIEEDTYIMDTPGFSSLYTNDFEKEELKYYFTEFEPYEGKCKFQGCDHVHEPNCAVKAALEEGKIHHIRYENYLEMYNELKEKRRY; encoded by the coding sequence ATGCAGGGAAAGATAGTAAAAGGAATTGCCGGATTCTACTACGTTCACGTAGTAGAATTCGGTCTTTATGAATGTAAGGCAAAAGGAGTTTTCCGAAAAGAAAAGATAAAACCTCTTGTCGGAGATAATGTAGAAATTGATGTTTTAGATGAAGCAGAGAAAAAAGGGAATATCGTTGAAGTTTTGGAAAGGAAGAATGAGTTGATTCGCCCGGCGGTGGCAAATATTGATCAGGCTCTGGTTGTGTTTGCGGTGACCAAACCAAAACCACATTTCAACCTTTTAGATCGTTTTTTAATTATGATGGAAAGTAAGGGAATACCGGTTGTCCTTTGCTTTAATAAGAAAGATATTGCAAAAGAACCGGAGATACAACACTTGAAAGAAATCTATGAGTCTTGTGGCTACCAGATGATTTTTACAAGCGCACTGGGAAAAGAGAATATTGAGAACGTAAAACAACTGCTCCGTGGAAAGACAACAGCCATTGCGGGACCATCCGGGGTAGGAAAATCTTCACTGATTAATATTTTTCAACCGGATGCCAATATGGAGACCGGTACGATCAGTGAAAAGATTGAAAGAGGGAAACATACGACAAGACATTCAGAATTGATTTGTATCGAGGAGGATACTTATATTATGGATACGCCTGGATTCAGTTCTCTCTATACAAATGATTTTGAAAAAGAAGAATTAAAATATTATTTTACGGAATTTGAACCGTATGAGGGAAAGTGTAAATTTCAGGGATGTGATCATGTACATGAACCAAATTGTGCGGTGAAAGCAGCGCTTGAGGAGGGAAAGATACACCACATTCGATATGAAAACTATTTAGAAATGTACAACGAGTTGAAAGAGAAGAGGAGATATTAG
- the rpe gene encoding ribulose-phosphate 3-epimerase, translated as MMILAPSILAADFKELGKEIQTIEENGAQYLHFDVMDGMFVPSISFGVPVLESIRPTTKLVCDAHLMVTEPIRYVEAFAKAGADLITVHLEACEDINATIEKIRACGCKVGVSICPDTPVISVKNLLKKVDMILIMSVHPGFGGQAFIPESLDKIRELKAMIDTEGLCVDIQVDGGIYTHNVEEVIEAGANVIVAGSAIFKGDTANNTKEMLEILKRYE; from the coding sequence ATGATGATTTTAGCACCATCGATTTTGGCGGCAGATTTTAAAGAACTGGGGAAGGAGATCCAGACAATCGAAGAAAATGGGGCTCAATATCTGCATTTTGATGTGATGGATGGAATGTTTGTGCCGAGTATTTCTTTTGGGGTTCCGGTATTGGAGTCTATCCGTCCTACTACGAAGCTTGTGTGTGATGCACACCTTATGGTGACAGAACCGATTCGCTATGTGGAAGCGTTTGCAAAAGCAGGGGCGGATTTGATCACGGTACACCTGGAGGCTTGTGAAGACATCAATGCGACAATTGAAAAGATTAGAGCATGCGGATGTAAAGTGGGCGTTTCCATCTGTCCGGATACACCGGTGATCTCAGTGAAAAATCTGCTGAAGAAAGTAGACATGATTCTGATCATGTCTGTACATCCAGGGTTTGGCGGTCAGGCATTTATTCCGGAATCATTGGATAAAATCCGTGAATTGAAAGCGATGATCGATACAGAAGGGTTATGTGTGGATATTCAGGTTGATGGTGGAATCTATACACATAATGTGGAAGAAGTCATTGAGGCAGGAGCCAATGTGATTGTAGCAGGATCCGCTATCTTTAAGGGGGATACAGCAAATAATACAAAAGAAATGCTAGAGATTTTAAAGAGATATGAATAA
- a CDS encoding thiamine diphosphokinase, producing the protein MNKKGLIISGGTINTSFALQTLKEVQPDYIIGVDKGLEFLYQNQIVPSHIVGDFDSANPEIVSYYKEHTTVPIRKFNPVKDASDTEIAVRLALELKVKELWILGGTGTRIDHVLANIQVLKIPYDAGVEAYIVDVCNKISLIGKETCLKKEDAFGPYFSVFPLGGIVEHFSLEGAKYPLCDHTLCPYDSLCVSNQIQDEEVRITFPKGLVILMETRDEESVCFC; encoded by the coding sequence ATGAATAAAAAGGGATTGATTATCAGCGGTGGTACCATCAACACTTCGTTTGCATTGCAGACATTGAAGGAAGTACAGCCGGATTATATTATTGGAGTGGACAAAGGTTTGGAATTCCTCTATCAGAATCAGATAGTGCCAAGCCATATCGTCGGAGATTTTGACAGTGCGAATCCTGAAATCGTAAGTTATTATAAAGAGCATACAACGGTTCCTATTCGAAAATTTAATCCGGTCAAAGATGCATCGGACACAGAGATTGCGGTGCGGCTTGCACTGGAGTTGAAGGTGAAAGAACTTTGGATATTAGGAGGGACCGGGACAAGGATAGATCATGTCCTGGCAAATATTCAAGTGTTAAAAATACCGTATGATGCAGGAGTGGAAGCTTATATTGTGGATGTCTGTAATAAGATTTCTCTGATTGGAAAAGAGACATGCCTGAAAAAAGAGGATGCGTTCGGACCTTATTTTTCGGTGTTTCCGTTGGGAGGAATTGTGGAACATTTTTCACTTGAAGGGGCGAAATATCCACTTTGTGATCATACGCTCTGCCCGTATGACAGCCTGTGCGTAAGCAATCAGATTCAGGACGAAGAAGTGAGGATTACTTTTCCGAAAGGGTTGGTAATATTGATGGAGACAAGAGACGAAGAATCCGTGTGCTTCTGTTGA
- a CDS encoding tyrosine-type recombinase/integrase: MCDEAGIKRFYMHSLRHTYATRAIERGVQPKVLQQLSGHASIKTTMDRYVHVTDESLVNAIRQFQQATPPVKQKGRKKGVQEI, translated from the coding sequence TTGTGTGATGAAGCAGGAATCAAACGCTTTTATATGCACTCCTTACGACATACTTATGCTACACGCGCGATTGAACGTGGCGTACAACCTAAAGTGCTGCAACAGCTTTCAGGGCACGCAAGTATAAAAACAACAATGGACAGATATGTTCATGTTACGGATGAGTCACTGGTAAATGCAATACGTCAATTTCAACAAGCTACGCCGCCAGTTAAACAAAAAGGGCGTAAAAAGGGCGTACAAGAAATATAG
- the ychF gene encoding redox-regulated ATPase YchF, with the protein MKLGIVGLPNVGKSTLFNSLTKAGAESANYPFCTIDPNVGVVTVPDERLNVLGEMYHTKKIVPAAIEFVDIAGLVKGASKGEGLGNQFLANIREVDAIVHVVRCFEDSNIVHVDGSIDPIRDIETINLELIFSDIEMLERRIAKAVKVARNDKAVAKELELLERIKAHLEENKMARSFTVNDEDEQALLESYNLLTYKPVIFAANVTEDDLANDGADNDGVQAVKEYAEKEGCEVFVVCAQIEQEIAELDDDEKKMFLEDLGLEESGLEKLIKASYSLLGLISYLTAGEQEVRAWTIKKGTKAPQAAGKIHSDFERGFIRAEIVSYDDLMDCGTYTAAKEKGLVRLEGKEYVVQDGDIILFRFNV; encoded by the coding sequence ATGAAATTAGGAATCGTAGGTTTACCAAATGTAGGAAAAAGTACATTATTTAATTCTTTGACAAAGGCGGGAGCAGAATCAGCAAATTATCCATTTTGTACGATCGACCCGAACGTGGGAGTTGTAACAGTGCCGGATGAGCGTCTCAACGTACTTGGAGAGATGTATCACACAAAGAAAATTGTCCCGGCGGCGATTGAGTTTGTTGATATTGCAGGACTTGTAAAAGGAGCGTCAAAAGGAGAGGGACTTGGAAATCAATTTCTTGCAAATATTCGTGAAGTAGATGCAATTGTGCATGTGGTAAGATGTTTTGAGGACAGTAATATCGTGCATGTAGATGGAAGTATTGACCCGATTCGTGATATAGAGACAATTAATTTAGAGTTGATCTTTTCTGATATTGAGATGTTGGAAAGACGTATTGCAAAAGCGGTAAAAGTGGCCCGCAATGATAAAGCGGTAGCAAAAGAGTTAGAACTTCTTGAACGAATCAAAGCACATCTGGAAGAAAATAAGATGGCGAGAAGCTTTACTGTAAATGATGAAGATGAGCAGGCGCTTCTTGAAAGTTATAATCTTCTGACATACAAGCCGGTCATCTTTGCGGCAAATGTGACAGAAGATGATCTTGCAAATGACGGAGCTGACAATGACGGAGTGCAGGCTGTCAAGGAATATGCAGAAAAAGAAGGCTGTGAAGTGTTTGTTGTATGCGCACAGATTGAACAGGAGATTGCAGAGCTGGATGATGATGAGAAAAAGATGTTTTTGGAAGATCTCGGATTGGAAGAGTCTGGTCTGGAAAAACTCATCAAAGCAAGCTATAGTCTGCTTGGACTTATCAGCTACCTGACAGCAGGTGAGCAGGAGGTAAGGGCATGGACGATTAAAAAAGGAACAAAAGCGCCTCAGGCAGCCGGAAAGATTCACTCTGATTTTGAACGTGGATTTATCCGTGCAGAGATTGTAAGCTATGATGATCTTATGGATTGTGGAACCTATACAGCGGCAAAGGAAAAAGGACTTGTCAGACTGGAAGGAAAAGAATATGTTGTGCAGGATGGAGATATTATTTTATTCCGATTCAATGTGTAG
- the lgt gene encoding prolipoprotein diacylglyceryl transferase, protein MTESINFPNLGIHLEHVGQKISIFGFDIAYYGMIIGIGILAGVLMAVKEAKRTKQNPETYYDLALYAVIFSIIGARLYYVAFSWDLYKDDLLSILNLREGGLAIYGGVIAAMITVFVFSRRRKISFGLLVDTAGLGLILGQIIGRWGNFFNREAFGEYTNNLFAMQLPIDAVRASDITEKMREHIEVINGIEFIQVHPTFLYESVWNIGVLIILLLWRKHKKFNGEIFLMYLFGYGVGRFWIEGLRTDQLQFFNGVAVSQVLAAVLVVVSAVLLVVGRKKVVPIEQK, encoded by the coding sequence ATGACAGAGAGTATTAATTTCCCGAATTTGGGAATTCATTTGGAACATGTGGGACAAAAGATATCGATATTCGGATTTGATATTGCATATTATGGAATGATTATAGGAATTGGGATTCTGGCAGGGGTTTTGATGGCTGTAAAAGAGGCAAAGCGGACAAAACAAAACCCGGAGACCTATTATGATCTGGCGCTCTATGCGGTGATCTTTTCCATCATCGGTGCCCGGCTTTACTATGTGGCGTTTTCATGGGATTTGTATAAAGATGATCTGTTGAGTATTCTGAATCTCCGCGAGGGAGGGCTTGCAATTTATGGTGGAGTAATCGCTGCTATGATTACTGTGTTTGTGTTTTCGCGCAGAAGAAAGATTTCTTTTGGATTGCTTGTGGATACGGCAGGACTTGGGCTGATATTGGGACAGATTATCGGCAGATGGGGGAATTTTTTTAACCGAGAGGCGTTCGGAGAATATACCAACAATCTGTTTGCCATGCAGCTTCCTATAGATGCAGTTCGGGCATCGGATATCACGGAAAAAATGCGGGAACATATTGAGGTAATCAACGGAATTGAGTTTATACAGGTGCATCCTACCTTTTTGTATGAGTCGGTATGGAATATCGGTGTGCTCATAATCCTGTTATTGTGGAGAAAGCATAAAAAATTTAATGGAGAAATCTTTTTGATGTATCTGTTTGGATATGGTGTCGGAAGATTCTGGATTGAAGGACTTCGAACAGATCAACTGCAATTTTTCAACGGAGTTGCCGTATCACAGGTTCTTGCAGCGGTGCTTGTTGTAGTATCGGCAGTTTTATTAGTGGTTGGAAGAAAGAAAGTTGTGCCAATTGAACAAAAATAG
- a CDS encoding zinc-ribbon domain-containing protein, which produces MYCKNCGKEIDDNANVCTYCGTAQGQGGMVPSANNDSGSFGWSVLGCCIPIVGLILFLVWNKEKPNTAKKAGIGAIVGVVLSILFYVIIFVIGIGSASMGYYY; this is translated from the coding sequence ATGTATTGTAAAAATTGTGGAAAAGAGATTGACGACAATGCAAATGTGTGCACATACTGTGGAACAGCACAAGGGCAGGGAGGCATGGTGCCGTCAGCAAACAATGACAGTGGGAGCTTTGGATGGAGTGTTTTAGGATGCTGTATTCCGATCGTAGGCTTGATTTTATTCCTTGTCTGGAACAAAGAAAAACCGAATACTGCGAAAAAAGCAGGAATCGGAGCGATTGTTGGTGTGGTTCTCAGTATACTGTTCTATGTTATTATCTTCGTGATTGGAATCGGATCGGCAAGTATGGGATACTATTACTAA
- a CDS encoding DUF2085 domain-containing protein, whose translation MRAFIYKWLPIFFGCHCRKERSFHFRGIQFPICARCTGELVGMILFFCLCAWYIPNLGLTVLLMIPLLIDGLLQFLTSYESTNSRRFVTGLLFGYAFACLFVKSILFVYHAGYDSFLERHGIEKNN comes from the coding sequence ATGCGTGCTTTTATTTATAAGTGGTTGCCGATATTTTTCGGTTGTCACTGCAGAAAAGAACGATCATTTCATTTTCGAGGAATACAGTTCCCGATTTGTGCGAGATGTACAGGCGAATTGGTTGGCATGATTTTATTTTTCTGTCTGTGTGCATGGTACATACCAAATCTTGGGTTGACTGTTCTGCTGATGATACCGCTGCTCATAGATGGTTTATTACAATTTTTGACTTCATATGAGAGCACGAACAGCAGAAGATTTGTGACAGGTCTGCTCTTTGGATATGCGTTTGCGTGCCTGTTTGTGAAAAGTATTTTGTTTGTATATCATGCAGGGTATGATAGCTTTTTGGAGCGTCACGGAATAGAAAAAAATAATTAG